In a genomic window of Blastocatellia bacterium:
- a CDS encoding polysaccharide deacetylase family protein yields MTNQRTTFLMYHEIEAAGRALCDAEPGYVRYVVSQAAFRDQLGQLRGDGYGGLSVGQWLAGSQAGPAAVITFDDGCETDALIAAPLLAAAGFQATFYVIAGRVGQRGYLSAAQLRELSAAGFEIGCHSMTHRYLDEADDAQLRVEVNEAKARLEQITGTEIVHFSCPGGRYSRRVAQWAARAGYRSVATSRIGANTPASSRLNLARVAVLRDYDGGTFARLVRGEGLAARRARAGLLNAAKTILGNRAYERVRARVLDQG; encoded by the coding sequence ATGACCAACCAGCGCACGACTTTTCTGATGTACCACGAGATCGAAGCCGCGGGCCGCGCGCTCTGCGACGCCGAGCCGGGCTATGTGCGCTATGTCGTCAGCCAGGCGGCGTTTCGCGATCAGCTTGGACAGTTGCGGGGCGATGGCTATGGCGGCCTGAGCGTCGGTCAATGGCTGGCCGGCAGTCAAGCCGGGCCGGCGGCGGTCATCACCTTCGACGATGGCTGCGAAACCGATGCGCTCATCGCCGCGCCGTTACTAGCCGCGGCTGGCTTTCAGGCAACCTTCTATGTCATCGCCGGGCGCGTCGGTCAGCGCGGCTATCTGTCAGCGGCGCAACTGCGCGAGTTGAGCGCAGCCGGTTTCGAGATCGGCTGCCACTCGATGACGCACCGCTACCTTGATGAAGCCGACGACGCGCAGTTGCGGGTTGAGGTGAATGAAGCGAAAGCGCGCCTTGAGCAGATCACCGGCACAGAGATCGTCCATTTTTCATGTCCCGGCGGGCGCTATAGCCGCCGCGTCGCGCAATGGGCTGCCAGAGCCGGTTACAGGTCTGTTGCCACCAGCCGCATCGGCGCAAACACGCCGGCCAGCAGCCGCTTGAACCTGGCGCGCGTCGCCGTGCTGCGCGATTACGACGGCGGCACCTTTGCGCGACTGGTGCGCGGCGAAGGCTTGGCGGCGCGGCGCGCTCGCGCAGGGCTACTGAACGCCGCGAAAACGAT